The Dyadobacter sandarakinus DNA window TTGATGTGGATGTACAATTATCACTTTTTGAAAATAGTGTCCGGCTTGCCTGGATTGAACACATTGAAACCAGGTACCCCGACCTGCGTGCAGTAACTTCCCTGAAAATGAAGCAGTGGGAGGAGCAGTTGCAGGAAAGTATCAGTGCCAAACAAAAGCTAAGCTCGGACATTACGGGTATTAAGCTGAAAGAGGCTACTTACGAAGATCTGGAAAAAAACAGGCTCGGAAATCGCATTACCTATCGAGAGCTAGGGCACCAGGTAACCAAGAAGCGCAAGATCTGGCCGGTAAGGAAGCTCGTTGAGAACTATACCGAAGAAGTCTTTTCACTGGTACCTTGCTGGATGGCATCCCCGGAGTCGGTATCGGCTATTTTCCCGTTGAAAGAAGGAATTTTTGACCTTGTCATTTTTGACGAAGCTTCCCAATGTTATGCTGAGTATGGCCTTCCGGCAGCTTTCCGGGGCATGCAGATCGTCGTAGCGGGCGACAGCAAGCAGCTTGCCCCAAGCGACATTTACCGGGTTCGTTTTGAGGAAAAAACCGATGAAGACGACTACCAGCCTGCCATGGAAGTGGAGTCGCTGCTGGACCTGGCGGGACAGTCGCTGGCACAATACCAGCTTACAGGGCATTATCGCAGCCTTTCTCTTGATCTGATCGACTTTTCAAACCGGCATTTTTACAAAAACTCTTTAAAGCTTCTTCCTGACTTCCATCGCATCAATGAGCGTCAGCCGGGTATACAGTACCTTAAAACCGAAGGCAGCTGGAAGTCCAGCACCAATGCAGCCGAGGTGGAAAAAGTAGTGGAAGTGTTGCGAACCCTGAGCGGGTTAGGGAAAAGTGTGGGCGTAGTGACCTTCAACTTTTACCAGCAGCAGGCCATACAGGAAGCTTTGGAGAAAGAAGCTTTGGTTGTTAAAGATCTTTTCGTCAAGAATATAGAGAACGTACAAGGCGATGAGCGGGATATTATCATCTTTTCGACGGCCTATGCGCCCGACGAGAAAGGTCGTATATCCATGCAATTTGGCAGCCTGAATATGCAGGGAGGCGAAAACCGTTTGAACGTGGCTGTGACGCGGGCACGGGAACGCATCTTTTTTGTGACGAGCCTGTGGCCATCGCAGCTGCAAACCGAGCACACGGCCAATCCCGGTCCTAAAATGCTGAAAGCATATCTTGAATATGCATGGGAAGTTTCGGAAGGGAAATATGAGCCTCGGCCGATGCATGCAGGTACACTGCGCTCAGACTGGCTATTGAAAAACAAGCTCGAAGGCCGGCAGCCGACATGGCAGAAAGAGCTGCCTTTTGGAGATCTGACCATAAAAGAAGGAGAGGCCTATAAGGGTCTGATTCTTACGGACGACGATCTCTACTTTCATAGTAAATCGGCCAAGGAACCTCACGCTTACCTGCCTCTCCTTTTACGACAGAAGAACTGGCCTTTCCGGCGGGTTTACAGCCGCGAGTACTGGGCCAGTCAACTGGATATTTCCTTATAGTTCGCGAATGCGGATGTTGCGGAACGATACTTTGTCGCCGTGATCCTGCAATGCAATTTTACCTTTGGAAGATGCCCCAAAGCCCTCCCAGGTTTTGAATTTGCTGTCAGCAACCAGCTTGTTCCACGCTTCGCCCTGCGTAGGGAACTCGACCAGCTTTTTGCCGTTCAGCCAGCTTTCGCCCTTGCCTCCTTTGATCACTACTTTGGCTTTGTTCCATTGGCCGGCTGGTTTTGTAACTGTAAAGTCAGATGCCGGGATCATGTCGTACAAGGATGCAGATTTGTGATTTCCTGCTTTTCCAGCTTTTGCATCCGGGTGTTTCTGGTCATCCAGGATCTGGATTTCGGGACCGGTAGAGTAGGGGCAGCAGTATTTTTTATCTTCAATCACGTGGTAAATAATCCCGCTGTTTCCTCCTTCGGCGATCTTCCATTCCAGTTCAAGCTCGAAATCGCCGTACTCTTTGTCCGTAACCAGATCTTTGCCTCCTTTTTCTGCCAGCACGATAGCGCCATCTTCAATCTTCCATTGAGGCATTACTTTATCCGACTGCCAGCTGTGCCATCCATTGAGAGATTTGCCGTCAAACAGGGTGACCCACTTACCTTTCTGGGCTTCCGCATCGTTTGATGTTAACGTCAGAGAAACCAGGGCAGCCATCGCCGCTTTGCCAAAAGCCTGCCATTTTGTTGAAATCATGTCTTGGTTGTTAAAAGTTTTGGATCGCAATATTAAGTACTTTTAAGAATTCAATTACTTATCTGCCTTGAAAGTTAACATGCAGCAAGGCTCCGGTGCTTTAAACAAACGCATTAACCACTAAAACAATATGGCTTCCATATTTTCTAAAATCGTCAACGGGGAGATTCCCAGCCATAAGATTGCTGAAAATGACGAGTTCCTGGCTTTTCTTGACGCATTTCCGATTGCTGCCGGGCACACTTTGGTGATTCCTAAAAAGGAGGTGGATTATATATTTGATTTGGAAGATGATGTTTATTCGCGCCTTTTTCTATTTGCCAAAACACTGGTACCTGCCTTGCAGAAGACAGTACCCTGCATTCGCATCGGCATCAGCGTGGTAGGATTGGAAGTGCCTCATGCACATGTGCACCTGCTGCCGCTGAACAGCATGGACGATGCAGATTTTAGTAAAAAAATCAAGGTGTCACAGGAAGAACTTGCTAGCCTGGCTGCTGAGATCAGGAGTAATCTTTGATTGTTATCAAAAAGGAAAATCCTTACGAATTCCCAGCGTGAAGCCCTGCATATTGGGATAGAGTTCACCAAAATCAGCGGCGTAAGCACCTTTGAGCGTCATTCCACCCAATGCATTGATCCTGGTCTGAAGGCCCAGAATACCTGAAAACTGCGTAGGAGTTCCATGGAAAGGCTCGGCATAAGTGCCTGCATTGCTGGTGTATGAGAGCTTGGTATACCAGTTGATCCGCCTTAAGAGTGTACCTTTTAATCCGGCATGCAGCATGAACACCCGGTTGTTACTGGTAAAGTTGTTGGCAAAATTCGGCCATTTCCACTTAGTTTGAGAAGTAGGCGGGATAAACGGACTTCCAATGGTGCGATCGTAGTACGACCATCCGTCGAGCACCTGCTGATTATTGAAATAATCGTCACGGCCGCGGAGCTTTCCCTCTGTGAGCACAAATACATTCCCCCCCTGGTTTTTGGTATACAATACTTCCACCACACCTTCTGTCACTTCAAAGCCTGCTCCGTATGAATTTTTTCTCCGGATACGTACGCCGCTCAATCCGTCAGCTACTGTGGTGAAGTAAAACAGCGAGCCATCTTCATAGATAAACTGGCGGTACAGGAAAATGCTGGTACTGTAAGTTTCAATTTCCATAGCCAGGTCCAGCGAGCCGAGGTGATTGCCGATGCGGCTGGTACTATCGAAGTAGGTGATGTCATCCCCTTTACCGCCAATTGTCCCGAAAACTGCTGCTATGTAGTTTTTGAAACCGTGCGGCATATCTCCGCTCTGGCCAGTTAAGTAGGGCGACCTGCCGCCCCATTGTACCTGGTGGTTGAATCCACCATATAATTTAACCCTGGAATCTACTTTCCCGATCCTGGCGTATAGTGCTTTTTGGTGAAATTTGAGCTTGCTGGTGACCGGCCTGCCTTTTTCAAAAAGTCCGTCTGAATAGAAAGCATTAAACGAAATCCAGCCATTTGTAAAAGGTACTGCGACAAACCTGGTAGTTCCCAGCTGGATTTTCGGGATTGGCAATGCATTGCCGGACCAGGGATAGGATCCCGATCCGATGGTGGAATCCGCCAGGCCGAGCGCCTGTTTTTTTCTTCCTACAAAAAGCTCCCAGTTTTTGAATCTCAGCGTACCATGGATTTGAGGAAGCAGCACTTTTGTGTTTTGTGAAAAATTAGCGACTGCTTCAACCCCAATGCCAGCCCGCCAGGTATTCCGGGGTGAAAGGGACTGGTATGCTTCCAATCCTGCCCGCATCGTTCCGGCCGAACCATCACGCGGTACGGTACCGAACTGGTTGGCCTGCATCCAGAAGGGGGTCCTGCTGCCTGTGCTTCCCATACCGCTCACCTCTATATAGTTCGTTACCGAATCGGAGTAAGCAGTTATTTCCTGATCGGGTACAGACTGACAGATACTGGCCAGAGGAAGCAGTGAAAAAAGGAAGAATAAAAATTTCATAGAGATGCCTTCAAGCTTTTCATCCTATTTATAACGATGAGTATTAGCCGCATTTGTCGTTTTTTTGACTGCTGGCAGTGTTTGTGTAAAATAGTACGGGCTCTTAGTCCAGAAAACCATTTTTTCGTAAACCAACCAATATGCCGGATGAATTGGAATATAGCCTGCCAATATCGGACGATATCGTTGAATAAATGCTTACCCCTCTCAGTTTTTTAAAACTTTTTTCGGCCGACAGTGCCAATGAAAGTTGCTGTTTTACATCTTCAAAGGGACTCAGGAATGTGCCCGAGTTACGTGAATAGGTGCCTTTGAATCGGATCAGTGTGTGGTGCCAGATGGCTTCTAC harbors:
- a CDS encoding 3-keto-disaccharide hydrolase, with the protein product MISTKWQAFGKAAMAALVSLTLTSNDAEAQKGKWVTLFDGKSLNGWHSWQSDKVMPQWKIEDGAIVLAEKGGKDLVTDKEYGDFELELEWKIAEGGNSGIIYHVIEDKKYCCPYSTGPEIQILDDQKHPDAKAGKAGNHKSASLYDMIPASDFTVTKPAGQWNKAKVVIKGGKGESWLNGKKLVEFPTQGEAWNKLVADSKFKTWEGFGASSKGKIALQDHGDKVSFRNIRIREL
- a CDS encoding HIT family protein: MASIFSKIVNGEIPSHKIAENDEFLAFLDAFPIAAGHTLVIPKKEVDYIFDLEDDVYSRLFLFAKTLVPALQKTVPCIRIGISVVGLEVPHAHVHLLPLNSMDDADFSKKIKVSQEELASLAAEIRSNL
- a CDS encoding capsule assembly Wzi family protein; translation: MKFLFFLFSLLPLASICQSVPDQEITAYSDSVTNYIEVSGMGSTGSRTPFWMQANQFGTVPRDGSAGTMRAGLEAYQSLSPRNTWRAGIGVEAVANFSQNTKVLLPQIHGTLRFKNWELFVGRKKQALGLADSTIGSGSYPWSGNALPIPKIQLGTTRFVAVPFTNGWISFNAFYSDGLFEKGRPVTSKLKFHQKALYARIGKVDSRVKLYGGFNHQVQWGGRSPYLTGQSGDMPHGFKNYIAAVFGTIGGKGDDITYFDSTSRIGNHLGSLDLAMEIETYSTSIFLYRQFIYEDGSLFYFTTVADGLSGVRIRRKNSYGAGFEVTEGVVEVLYTKNQGGNVFVLTEGKLRGRDDYFNNQQVLDGWSYYDRTIGSPFIPPTSQTKWKWPNFANNFTSNNRVFMLHAGLKGTLLRRINWYTKLSYTSNAGTYAEPFHGTPTQFSGILGLQTRINALGGMTLKGAYAADFGELYPNMQGFTLGIRKDFPF